A genomic region of Macaca thibetana thibetana isolate TM-01 chromosome 14, ASM2454274v1, whole genome shotgun sequence contains the following coding sequences:
- the ACCS gene encoding 1-aminocyclopropane-1-carboxylate synthase-like protein 1 isoform X3 has product MISSYPLHHKTPRTPRRCSALTQEILTWHLVIEMFTLPQKDFSAPTTCLGPTCLQDLGSSHGDDLEGECSRKLDQKLPELPGVGDSAMLSPDTSYLSSRGRMIKWFWDSAEEGYRTYHMDEYDENKNPSLSQSDMQRVEPSLLQYADWRGHLFLREEVAKFLSFYCKSPAPLRPENVVVLNGGASLFSALATVLCEAGEAFLIPTPYYGAITQHVCLYGNVRLACVYLDSEVTGLDTRPFQLTVEKLEMALREAHSEGVKVKGLILINPQNPLGDIYSPEELQEYLVFAKRHKLHVIVDEVYMLSVFEESAGYRSVLSLERLPDPQRTHVMWATSKDFGMSGLRFGTLYTENQDVATAVASLCRYHGLSGLVQYQMAQLLRDRDWINQVYLPENHARLKAAHTYVSEELRALGIPFLSRGAGFFIWVDLRKYLPKGTFEEEMLLWRRFLDNKVLLSFGKAFECKEPGWFRFVFSDQAHRLCLGMQRVRQVLAGKSQVAEDPPSSQSQEPSDQRR; this is encoded by the exons ATGATCTCATCCTACCCTTTACACCACAAGACCCCCAGGACTCCCAGGCGATGCTCTGCTTTAACTCAAGAAATTTTAACCTGGCATTTGGTAATTGAG ATGTTCACACTTCCTCAAAAGGACTTCAGTGCTCCCACCACCTGTCTGGGCCCCACCTGCCTGCAGGACCTGGGCAGTAGCCATGGGGATGATCTGGAAGGAGAATGCTCCAGAAAACTGGACCAGAAGCTGCCAGAGCTCCCTGGAGTGGGTGATTCTGCCATGCTCTCCCCTGATACCTCCTACCTGTCCTCTAGAGGAAGAATGATTAAATGGTTCTGGGATTCCGCTGAGGAGGGCTACAGGACCTACCACATGGATGAGTATGATGAGAACAAGAACCCCAGT CTGAGTCAGAGCGACATGCAGAGAGTGGAGCCGTCCCTGCTGCAGTACGCTGACTGGAGGGGACATCTGTT CCTCCGGGAGGAAGTGGCCAAGTTCCTGTCTTTCTACTGCAAGAGCCCAGCGCCACTGAGACCAGAGAAT GTGGTTGTCCTGAATGGTGGTGCCTCGCTCTTCTCTGCTCTGGCCACGGTGCTGTGTGAGGCGGGGG AGGCTTTCCTGATCCCCACCCCTTACTATGGCGCCATCACACAGCACGTGTGTCTCTACGGCAATGTCCGACTGGCCTGTGTCTACTTGGACAGTGAG GTCACTGGGCTAGACACACGCCCCTTCCAGCTCACAGTGGAGAAGCTGGAGATGGCCCTGCGAGAAGCTCACTCTGAG GGTGTGAAGGTCAAAGGCCTCATCCTCATCAACCCCCAGAACCCTCTGGGTGACATCTACTCCCCGGAAGAGCTGCAGGAGTACCTGGTATTTGCCAAGAG GCACAAGCTGCATGTGATTGTGGATGAGGTCTACATGCTGTCCGTGTTTGAGGAGTCAGCTGGGTACCGCAGTGTCCTAAGCCTGGAAAG GCTGCCTGACCCCCAGAGGACCCACGTGATGTGGGCAACCAGCAAG GATTTCGGGATGTCTGGGCTCCGCTTTGGCACACTGTACACAGAAAACCAGGACGTGGCCACTGCCGTGGCTTCCCTCTGCCGCTACCACGGCCTCAGTGGCTTGGTCCAGTACCAGATGGCACAGCTGCTGCGGGACCGTG ACTGGATCAACCAGGTGTACCTGCCGGAAAACCATGCCCGGCTCAAGGCTGCCCACACCTACGTCTCGGAAGAGCTCAGGGCGTTGGGGATCCCCTTCTTGAGTCGTGGGGCTGGCTTCTTCATCTGGGTTGACTTGAGAAAG TACCTGCCCAAGGGCACCTTTGAGGAGGAAATGCTGCTCTGGCGCCGCTTTTTGGACAACAAGGTGCTGCTATCCTTTGGCAAGGCCTTCGAGTGTAAAGAGCCTGGTTGGTTTCGCTTTGTCTTCTCAGACCAGGCCCACCGGCTTTGCCTGG GGATGCAGAGGGTCCGGCAGGTGCTTGCAGGCAAATC
- the ACCS gene encoding 1-aminocyclopropane-1-carboxylate synthase-like protein 1 isoform X4, protein MISSYPLHHKTPRTPRRCSALTQEILTWHLVIEMFTLPQKDFSAPTTCLGPTCLQDLGSSHGDDLEGECSRKLDQKLPELPGVGDSAMLSPDTSYLSSRGRMIKWFWDSAEEGYRTYHMDEYDENKNPSGIINLGVSENKLCFDLLSWRLSQSDMQRVEPSLLQYADWRGHLFLREEVAKFLSFYCKSPAPLRPENVVVLNGGASLFSALATVLCEAGEAFLIPTPYYGAITQHVCLYGNVRLACVYLDSEVTGLDTRPFQLTVEKLEMALREAHSEGVKVKGLILINPQNPLGDIYSPEELQEYLVFAKRHKLHVIVDEVYMLSVFEESAGYRSVLSLERLPDPQRTHVMWATSKDFGMSGLRFGTLYTENQDVATAVASLCRYHGLSGLVQYQMAQLLRDRDWINQVYLPENHARLKAAHTYVSEELRALGIPFLSRGAGFFIWVDLRKYLPKGTFEEEMLLWRRFLDNKVLLSFGKAFECKEPGWFRFVFSDQAHRLCLEPGAK, encoded by the exons ATGATCTCATCCTACCCTTTACACCACAAGACCCCCAGGACTCCCAGGCGATGCTCTGCTTTAACTCAAGAAATTTTAACCTGGCATTTGGTAATTGAG ATGTTCACACTTCCTCAAAAGGACTTCAGTGCTCCCACCACCTGTCTGGGCCCCACCTGCCTGCAGGACCTGGGCAGTAGCCATGGGGATGATCTGGAAGGAGAATGCTCCAGAAAACTGGACCAGAAGCTGCCAGAGCTCCCTGGAGTGGGTGATTCTGCCATGCTCTCCCCTGATACCTCCTACCTGTCCTCTAGAGGAAGAATGATTAAATGGTTCTGGGATTCCGCTGAGGAGGGCTACAGGACCTACCACATGGATGAGTATGATGAGAACAAGAACCCCAGT GGCATCATCAACTTGGGTGTCAGTGAGAACAAACTCTGCTTTGACCTGCTGTCCTGGCGG CTGAGTCAGAGCGACATGCAGAGAGTGGAGCCGTCCCTGCTGCAGTACGCTGACTGGAGGGGACATCTGTT CCTCCGGGAGGAAGTGGCCAAGTTCCTGTCTTTCTACTGCAAGAGCCCAGCGCCACTGAGACCAGAGAAT GTGGTTGTCCTGAATGGTGGTGCCTCGCTCTTCTCTGCTCTGGCCACGGTGCTGTGTGAGGCGGGGG AGGCTTTCCTGATCCCCACCCCTTACTATGGCGCCATCACACAGCACGTGTGTCTCTACGGCAATGTCCGACTGGCCTGTGTCTACTTGGACAGTGAG GTCACTGGGCTAGACACACGCCCCTTCCAGCTCACAGTGGAGAAGCTGGAGATGGCCCTGCGAGAAGCTCACTCTGAG GGTGTGAAGGTCAAAGGCCTCATCCTCATCAACCCCCAGAACCCTCTGGGTGACATCTACTCCCCGGAAGAGCTGCAGGAGTACCTGGTATTTGCCAAGAG GCACAAGCTGCATGTGATTGTGGATGAGGTCTACATGCTGTCCGTGTTTGAGGAGTCAGCTGGGTACCGCAGTGTCCTAAGCCTGGAAAG GCTGCCTGACCCCCAGAGGACCCACGTGATGTGGGCAACCAGCAAG GATTTCGGGATGTCTGGGCTCCGCTTTGGCACACTGTACACAGAAAACCAGGACGTGGCCACTGCCGTGGCTTCCCTCTGCCGCTACCACGGCCTCAGTGGCTTGGTCCAGTACCAGATGGCACAGCTGCTGCGGGACCGTG ACTGGATCAACCAGGTGTACCTGCCGGAAAACCATGCCCGGCTCAAGGCTGCCCACACCTACGTCTCGGAAGAGCTCAGGGCGTTGGGGATCCCCTTCTTGAGTCGTGGGGCTGGCTTCTTCATCTGGGTTGACTTGAGAAAG TACCTGCCCAAGGGCACCTTTGAGGAGGAAATGCTGCTCTGGCGCCGCTTTTTGGACAACAAGGTGCTGCTATCCTTTGGCAAGGCCTTCGAGTGTAAAGAGCCTGGTTGGTTTCGCTTTGTCTTCTCAGACCAGGCCCACCGGCTTTGCCTGG
- the ACCS gene encoding 1-aminocyclopropane-1-carboxylate synthase-like protein 1 isoform X5 — protein sequence MFTLPQKDFSAPTTCLGPTCLQDLGSSHGDDLEGECSRKLDQKLPELPGVGDSAMLSPDTSYLSSRGRMIKWFWDSAEEGYRTYHMDEYDENKNPSGIINLGVSENKLCFDLLSWRLSQSDMQRVEPSLLQYADWRGHLFLREEVAKFLSFYCKSPAPLRPENVVVLNGGASLFSALATVLCEAGEAFLIPTPYYGAITQHVCLYGNVRLACVYLDSEVTGLDTRPFQLTVEKLEMALREAHSEGVKVKGLILINPQNPLGDIYSPEELQEYLVFAKRHKLHVIVDEVYMLSVFEESAGYRSVLSLERLPDPQRTHVMWATSKDFGMSGLRFGTLYTENQDVATAVASLCRYHGLSGLVQYQMAQLLRDRDWINQVYLPENHARLKAAHTYVSEELRALGIPFLSRGAGFFIWVDLRKYLPKGTFEEEMLLWRRFLDNKVLLSFGKAFECKEPGWFRFVFSDQAHRLCLGMQRVRQVLAGKSQVAEDPPSSQSQEPSDQRR from the exons ATGTTCACACTTCCTCAAAAGGACTTCAGTGCTCCCACCACCTGTCTGGGCCCCACCTGCCTGCAGGACCTGGGCAGTAGCCATGGGGATGATCTGGAAGGAGAATGCTCCAGAAAACTGGACCAGAAGCTGCCAGAGCTCCCTGGAGTGGGTGATTCTGCCATGCTCTCCCCTGATACCTCCTACCTGTCCTCTAGAGGAAGAATGATTAAATGGTTCTGGGATTCCGCTGAGGAGGGCTACAGGACCTACCACATGGATGAGTATGATGAGAACAAGAACCCCAGT GGCATCATCAACTTGGGTGTCAGTGAGAACAAACTCTGCTTTGACCTGCTGTCCTGGCGG CTGAGTCAGAGCGACATGCAGAGAGTGGAGCCGTCCCTGCTGCAGTACGCTGACTGGAGGGGACATCTGTT CCTCCGGGAGGAAGTGGCCAAGTTCCTGTCTTTCTACTGCAAGAGCCCAGCGCCACTGAGACCAGAGAAT GTGGTTGTCCTGAATGGTGGTGCCTCGCTCTTCTCTGCTCTGGCCACGGTGCTGTGTGAGGCGGGGG AGGCTTTCCTGATCCCCACCCCTTACTATGGCGCCATCACACAGCACGTGTGTCTCTACGGCAATGTCCGACTGGCCTGTGTCTACTTGGACAGTGAG GTCACTGGGCTAGACACACGCCCCTTCCAGCTCACAGTGGAGAAGCTGGAGATGGCCCTGCGAGAAGCTCACTCTGAG GGTGTGAAGGTCAAAGGCCTCATCCTCATCAACCCCCAGAACCCTCTGGGTGACATCTACTCCCCGGAAGAGCTGCAGGAGTACCTGGTATTTGCCAAGAG GCACAAGCTGCATGTGATTGTGGATGAGGTCTACATGCTGTCCGTGTTTGAGGAGTCAGCTGGGTACCGCAGTGTCCTAAGCCTGGAAAG GCTGCCTGACCCCCAGAGGACCCACGTGATGTGGGCAACCAGCAAG GATTTCGGGATGTCTGGGCTCCGCTTTGGCACACTGTACACAGAAAACCAGGACGTGGCCACTGCCGTGGCTTCCCTCTGCCGCTACCACGGCCTCAGTGGCTTGGTCCAGTACCAGATGGCACAGCTGCTGCGGGACCGTG ACTGGATCAACCAGGTGTACCTGCCGGAAAACCATGCCCGGCTCAAGGCTGCCCACACCTACGTCTCGGAAGAGCTCAGGGCGTTGGGGATCCCCTTCTTGAGTCGTGGGGCTGGCTTCTTCATCTGGGTTGACTTGAGAAAG TACCTGCCCAAGGGCACCTTTGAGGAGGAAATGCTGCTCTGGCGCCGCTTTTTGGACAACAAGGTGCTGCTATCCTTTGGCAAGGCCTTCGAGTGTAAAGAGCCTGGTTGGTTTCGCTTTGTCTTCTCAGACCAGGCCCACCGGCTTTGCCTGG GGATGCAGAGGGTCCGGCAGGTGCTTGCAGGCAAATC
- the ACCS gene encoding 1-aminocyclopropane-1-carboxylate synthase-like protein 1 isoform X1, with the protein MISSYPLHHKTPRTPRRCSALTQEILTWHLVIEMFTLPQKDFSAPTTCLGPTCLQDLGSSHGDDLEGECSRKLDQKLPELPGVGDSAMLSPDTSYLSSRGRMIKWFWDSAEEGYRTYHMDEYDENKNPSGIINLGVSENKLCFDLLSWRLSQSDMQRVEPSLLQYADWRGHLFLREEVAKFLSFYCKSPAPLRPENVVVLNGGASLFSALATVLCEAGEAFLIPTPYYGAITQHVCLYGNVRLACVYLDSEVTGLDTRPFQLTVEKLEMALREAHSEGVKVKGLILINPQNPLGDIYSPEELQEYLVFAKRHKLHVIVDEVYMLSVFEESAGYRSVLSLERLPDPQRTHVMWATSKDFGMSGLRFGTLYTENQDVATAVASLCRYHGLSGLVQYQMAQLLRDRDWINQVYLPENHARLKAAHTYVSEELRALGIPFLSRGAGFFIWVDLRKYLPKGTFEEEMLLWRRFLDNKVLLSFGKAFECKEPGWFRFVFSDQAHRLCLGMQRVRQVLAGKSQVAEDPPSSQSQEPSDQRR; encoded by the exons ATGATCTCATCCTACCCTTTACACCACAAGACCCCCAGGACTCCCAGGCGATGCTCTGCTTTAACTCAAGAAATTTTAACCTGGCATTTGGTAATTGAG ATGTTCACACTTCCTCAAAAGGACTTCAGTGCTCCCACCACCTGTCTGGGCCCCACCTGCCTGCAGGACCTGGGCAGTAGCCATGGGGATGATCTGGAAGGAGAATGCTCCAGAAAACTGGACCAGAAGCTGCCAGAGCTCCCTGGAGTGGGTGATTCTGCCATGCTCTCCCCTGATACCTCCTACCTGTCCTCTAGAGGAAGAATGATTAAATGGTTCTGGGATTCCGCTGAGGAGGGCTACAGGACCTACCACATGGATGAGTATGATGAGAACAAGAACCCCAGT GGCATCATCAACTTGGGTGTCAGTGAGAACAAACTCTGCTTTGACCTGCTGTCCTGGCGG CTGAGTCAGAGCGACATGCAGAGAGTGGAGCCGTCCCTGCTGCAGTACGCTGACTGGAGGGGACATCTGTT CCTCCGGGAGGAAGTGGCCAAGTTCCTGTCTTTCTACTGCAAGAGCCCAGCGCCACTGAGACCAGAGAAT GTGGTTGTCCTGAATGGTGGTGCCTCGCTCTTCTCTGCTCTGGCCACGGTGCTGTGTGAGGCGGGGG AGGCTTTCCTGATCCCCACCCCTTACTATGGCGCCATCACACAGCACGTGTGTCTCTACGGCAATGTCCGACTGGCCTGTGTCTACTTGGACAGTGAG GTCACTGGGCTAGACACACGCCCCTTCCAGCTCACAGTGGAGAAGCTGGAGATGGCCCTGCGAGAAGCTCACTCTGAG GGTGTGAAGGTCAAAGGCCTCATCCTCATCAACCCCCAGAACCCTCTGGGTGACATCTACTCCCCGGAAGAGCTGCAGGAGTACCTGGTATTTGCCAAGAG GCACAAGCTGCATGTGATTGTGGATGAGGTCTACATGCTGTCCGTGTTTGAGGAGTCAGCTGGGTACCGCAGTGTCCTAAGCCTGGAAAG GCTGCCTGACCCCCAGAGGACCCACGTGATGTGGGCAACCAGCAAG GATTTCGGGATGTCTGGGCTCCGCTTTGGCACACTGTACACAGAAAACCAGGACGTGGCCACTGCCGTGGCTTCCCTCTGCCGCTACCACGGCCTCAGTGGCTTGGTCCAGTACCAGATGGCACAGCTGCTGCGGGACCGTG ACTGGATCAACCAGGTGTACCTGCCGGAAAACCATGCCCGGCTCAAGGCTGCCCACACCTACGTCTCGGAAGAGCTCAGGGCGTTGGGGATCCCCTTCTTGAGTCGTGGGGCTGGCTTCTTCATCTGGGTTGACTTGAGAAAG TACCTGCCCAAGGGCACCTTTGAGGAGGAAATGCTGCTCTGGCGCCGCTTTTTGGACAACAAGGTGCTGCTATCCTTTGGCAAGGCCTTCGAGTGTAAAGAGCCTGGTTGGTTTCGCTTTGTCTTCTCAGACCAGGCCCACCGGCTTTGCCTGG GGATGCAGAGGGTCCGGCAGGTGCTTGCAGGCAAATC